A genomic window from Treponema maltophilum ATCC 51939 includes:
- the metA gene encoding homoserine O-acetyltransferase MetA, with the protein MPIKIQSDLPARSVLEKENIFVMTEQRAKTQDIRPLKIALVNLMPTKIATETQILRLLGNTPLQVEISLVHMENHKTKHTRADHLERFYITSREALSRKFDGMIITGAPVEQLPFEQVDYWADLKKIMDYAAQNVFCTLYICWGAQAGLYYHYGIQKYDLDKKLFGVFYNKRLTAGEPLLRGFDDVFPAPQSRHTEVRAEDIALCKKLTVLAASEEAGVLLVKSKNNRQIFMTGHLEYDTDTLAAEYLRDKNKGENIDLPVNYFPGGKPENPPLSTWRSHAHLFYSNWLNYYVYQETPYEFA; encoded by the coding sequence ATGCCGATTAAGATTCAGTCCGATTTACCGGCGCGGAGCGTGCTGGAAAAAGAAAACATCTTTGTGATGACCGAACAGCGCGCAAAGACGCAGGACATCCGTCCGCTCAAAATTGCGCTTGTAAATCTTATGCCTACGAAGATTGCAACCGAAACGCAGATACTGCGGCTTTTGGGAAACACGCCTTTGCAGGTGGAAATTTCCCTTGTGCATATGGAAAATCACAAAACGAAACATACGCGCGCCGATCATTTGGAACGCTTTTATATTACATCGCGGGAAGCGCTCAGCCGCAAATTCGACGGCATGATTATAACCGGTGCGCCGGTGGAGCAGCTACCGTTTGAACAGGTCGATTATTGGGCCGATTTAAAAAAGATTATGGATTATGCTGCGCAAAACGTTTTTTGTACTTTGTATATTTGCTGGGGCGCACAAGCCGGCTTGTATTATCATTACGGCATTCAAAAATACGATTTGGACAAAAAACTGTTCGGTGTATTTTACAACAAGCGGCTTACTGCGGGCGAACCCTTGCTGCGGGGCTTTGACGATGTGTTTCCCGCTCCGCAGTCGAGGCACACGGAAGTGCGTGCCGAGGATATCGCTTTGTGCAAAAAACTGACCGTTTTGGCCGCATCGGAGGAGGCGGGCGTTTTGCTCGTGAAATCGAAAAACAACCGCCAGATTTTTATGACCGGTCATTTGGAATACGACACGGACACTCTTGCCGCCGAATATCTGCGCGATAAAAACAAGGGCGAAAACATAGACCTTCCGGTTAATTATTTCCCCGGCGGCAAACCCGAAAATCCGCCGCTTTCGACATGGAGGAGCCACGCGCACCTCTTTTATTCGAACTGGCTGAATTATTACGTGTACCAGGAAACGCCCTACGAATTTGCGTAA
- a CDS encoding MurR/RpiR family transcriptional regulator encodes MKEPSILNDIRSMLSGFSETERKFAEYVLREKDLIYKSITMATEESEVGYGTIIRFCQKLKCKGFQDFKIKLALEQSQKEPEIPRGEDTFLLTVCKDIRTVNAAIDPALFDKAAKLLVPAKKILVIGSGGSYAQAWDLCYRLTRIGFDAAAEADAHMQAIRAATLGSGDILIAVSFSGSTKNILHAVKQGKRVKAAVIAITNYEPSPLSAAADLTFCLKLRSQVLDAEIGSKIPVSFLIELLCNKLFKSAPNAVDALSLTAHSVSDELF; translated from the coding sequence ATGAAAGAACCTTCGATTTTGAACGATATCCGCTCAATGCTTTCCGGCTTCAGTGAAACGGAACGAAAATTTGCCGAATACGTTTTGCGGGAAAAAGATCTTATTTATAAGTCAATAACGATGGCAACCGAAGAAAGCGAAGTGGGATACGGAACGATTATCCGCTTTTGCCAAAAACTTAAATGTAAAGGGTTTCAGGACTTTAAAATAAAACTTGCCCTTGAGCAATCGCAAAAAGAACCGGAAATACCGCGGGGCGAAGATACGTTCCTTTTAACCGTTTGCAAAGATATCCGGACGGTCAATGCGGCGATAGATCCGGCCTTATTCGACAAAGCGGCAAAGCTTTTGGTACCTGCCAAAAAAATACTTGTCATCGGAAGCGGCGGGTCCTATGCCCAAGCATGGGATTTGTGTTACCGGCTGACGCGCATCGGTTTCGACGCCGCAGCCGAAGCCGACGCCCATATGCAAGCCATACGCGCCGCGACGCTCGGAAGCGGCGACATTTTAATTGCGGTTTCTTTTTCCGGAAGCACAAAGAATATTTTACATGCCGTTAAGCAGGGAAAAAGAGTTAAAGCTGCCGTTATTGCGATTACGAATTACGAACCCTCGCCGTTGAGCGCGGCGGCCGATTTGACTTTTTGTCTGAAGCTGCGTTCCCAAGTTCTCGATGCGGAAATCGGAAGTAAAATTCCGGTATCGTTTCTAATAGAACTATTGTGCAACAAATTATTTAAAAGCGCGCCGAACGCCGTAGACGCATTAAGCTTGACCGCACACAGCGTGTCGGACGAATTATTTTAA
- a CDS encoding SIS domain-containing protein, giving the protein MSKFYEEILQIPEALHHAVDYYRSEGLQTLKDWQKLAREHSVLAFLGMGTSEFSIYSALPKFEQSGFAVSVRDAGEYLYYGPEKRHEKTLPILTSQSGESVEIRKLLEAGRIASPMVGITNDAGSILGKSARLVFPLLGGEEASISAKTYTNTLAVLNLMGETLVKKEVPPASFFDMLDKAADSLLSVPDEEIQKAVTHLLPGDAIAFVGRGPAYTCARQSALTFMEGTHCLSSPFTGGAFRHGPFESVGKLFSVVIYCAKGKTSEFSWKLAFDSASHGAKVLVITDDTPPAAHKSVHVLKVKSPLSADETFFPLAVSGIHPRIIHFLAAKRGFEAGIFNYGGKITVTE; this is encoded by the coding sequence ATGAGCAAATTTTATGAGGAAATTTTACAAATACCGGAAGCGCTTCATCACGCCGTCGATTATTATCGCTCGGAAGGCCTCCAAACGCTTAAAGATTGGCAAAAACTTGCCCGTGAACATTCGGTTCTGGCTTTTTTGGGAATGGGCACTTCCGAATTTTCAATTTACAGTGCGCTGCCGAAATTCGAACAAAGCGGGTTCGCGGTTTCCGTCCGCGATGCCGGCGAATACCTGTATTACGGCCCGGAAAAACGGCACGAAAAAACGTTACCGATTTTAACCAGTCAGTCGGGCGAAAGCGTCGAAATACGCAAATTGCTCGAAGCAGGGCGCATCGCATCGCCTATGGTCGGAATCACAAACGACGCCGGCAGCATTTTGGGTAAAAGCGCCCGCCTCGTGTTTCCTCTGCTCGGCGGCGAAGAAGCGAGCATCTCGGCTAAAACATATACGAATACGCTTGCCGTATTAAACCTTATGGGCGAAACCCTCGTAAAAAAAGAAGTACCGCCGGCAAGCTTTTTCGACATGCTCGATAAAGCGGCCGATTCTCTGCTTTCGGTTCCGGACGAAGAAATTCAAAAAGCGGTAACCCATTTATTGCCGGGAGATGCGATCGCCTTTGTGGGACGCGGCCCGGCATACACTTGCGCAAGACAGTCCGCGCTGACTTTTATGGAAGGAACCCATTGTTTAAGTTCTCCCTTTACGGGAGGCGCTTTCCGCCACGGCCCGTTCGAATCGGTCGGAAAACTGTTTTCCGTCGTGATTTATTGCGCAAAAGGAAAAACGAGCGAATTTTCATGGAAACTTGCCTTCGATTCGGCATCTCACGGTGCAAAAGTTTTGGTTATAACCGATGATACGCCGCCTGCAGCGCATAAGTCCGTTCACGTGTTGAAAGTAAAGTCTCCGCTTTCCGCAGACGAAACCTTTTTCCCCTTGGCCGTTTCGGGCATTCACCCCCGAATCATTCACTTTTTGGCCGCCAAGCGCGGATTCGAAGCGGGTATTTTCAATTACGGCGGAAAAATCACCGTTACGGAATAA
- a CDS encoding ROK family protein: MMKTKNGAVIGFDLGGTQMRCALVEGCAVKSRIFRCSTQRDRPPADIIGDMISLIRTAEKETGQEKVSIGVGVPTSITDGCLDPCENLPTMPNYPLAKELSQRLDRPVFLENDAACFALGEYALLDDSAQSTLLGFTLGTSIGLGIIINGKLFKGARGQAGEIWRSPVSIVDCENGDFTQNGRSVDACLAGRFLGTLYEKFSGREISGAQLHEKAIQNDPAALQCFTEYGRRLGALLCQSVNMLDPHAIVLGGSVSSDYAFFAPEFSKFPVLSGIHIYKTKAPDTSALLGAAWSVKN; encoded by the coding sequence ATGATGAAGACGAAAAACGGCGCCGTCATCGGATTCGACCTCGGCGGAACGCAGATGCGTTGCGCCCTCGTTGAAGGATGTGCCGTTAAAAGCAGAATCTTCCGTTGCTCCACGCAGCGCGATCGTCCTCCCGCGGATATAATCGGCGACATGATATCTTTGATTCGGACCGCGGAAAAAGAAACGGGACAAGAAAAAGTTTCCATCGGTGTGGGCGTCCCCACATCGATTACCGACGGCTGCCTCGATCCGTGCGAAAATTTGCCGACGATGCCGAATTATCCGTTGGCAAAAGAGCTTTCGCAGCGCTTGGACAGACCCGTTTTTTTGGAAAACGATGCGGCCTGCTTTGCCTTGGGAGAATACGCACTGCTGGACGATTCGGCACAAAGTACGCTGCTCGGCTTTACGCTCGGAACAAGCATCGGACTGGGAATTATCATAAACGGAAAACTTTTCAAAGGCGCGCGAGGCCAAGCGGGTGAAATTTGGCGTTCACCGGTATCGATAGTCGACTGCGAAAACGGTGATTTTACGCAAAACGGCCGCAGCGTCGATGCCTGTCTTGCCGGCCGTTTTTTGGGAACCTTGTATGAAAAATTTTCCGGCCGGGAGATTTCCGGTGCACAGCTGCACGAAAAAGCGATACAAAACGATCCCGCCGCCCTTCAATGTTTTACCGAATACGGGCGCAGGCTCGGAGCTCTTTTATGCCAAAGCGTCAATATGCTCGATCCGCATGCAATTGTTTTAGGCGGCTCGGTTTCATCCGATTACGCTTTTTTTGCGCCGGAGTTTTCGAAGTTCCCCGTCTTAAGCGGAATTCACATATATAAAACGAAAGCACCGGATACGTCCGCTCTTTTGGGAGCCGCATGGTCGGTAAAAAATTAA